In Eriocheir sinensis breed Jianghai 21 chromosome 45, ASM2467909v1, whole genome shotgun sequence, the following proteins share a genomic window:
- the LOC126980865 gene encoding uncharacterized protein LOC126980865 isoform X2 produces the protein MLGKVMQLLMVVVLAVAVSGKVADVTPPAADVTPTCRDGPRGSTCVFVNAVQEVEVGDGSVVVAAAGVASHPVTFPCPATLDVTNSSINITRRRATAVAPGPSRTSRPSLNATQTNVTAPRVVSGGPSHASYPSLNTAETTETNVTTSEAVPSSPSHASQPSLNTTETKVTTSQAVPSGPSHAPQPETNVTAPLAVPSGPSHAPQPSLNTTETNVTTSQAVPSGPSQPSLNTTETNVTAPLAVPSVPSRPFQPRSGRMGRAVRRPHFVSVGSGSPKLRNTSEVSPPPPPPLPPPPPPLPPPPQECIVNVSARHSTFREVRGHFDAAQFENSKIVLLYGTYDGELVLRDSEVANISLSGETVTIQDTKIELINGLTVKRRLEMRRVEVGRVARGGLMVYSLGQKAARQPHSLSHVTMERMEAKSLVVTGALVKMADVSVDVLAKDAITVRNGGVLILTRVALHGCKSFQCLTLQRGARLVLRNTTIRNRTITKMDLRPTSEADMYPLLALVSTDDHPPLKVTFDWYWVILMGVCGVVAGLVIGSALMWRRQSPRVCPASTFTLADLLSHDQLQEGGNTQNHLVDNATSQFRPSIFTRQDSGLTSSSFGSYANLQTPPSTLMTITTESNSVD, from the exons ATGCTGGGGAAGGTGATGcagctgctgatggtggtggttttggcgGTGGCGGTGTCGGGAAAGGTCGCCGACGTCACCCCGCCCGCCGCCGATGTGACGCCGACCTGCCGCGACGGTCCCCGAGGCTCCACGTGTGTCTTTGTCAACGCTGTGCAG GAAGTGGAGGTCGGTGACGGgagcgtggtggtggcggcggcgggcgttGCATCACATCCGGTCACGTTCCCCTGCCCGGCAACCCTCGACGTCACCAactcctccatcaacatcacgagACGGAGGGCTACAGCGGTGGCACCCGGCCCGTCACGCACGTCGCGGCCTTCCCTGAATGCGACCCAGACAAATGTGACGGCGCCACGCGTGGTGTCGGGTGGCCCGTCACACGCCTCCTACCCTTCTCTGAACACAGCGGAGACAACGGAGACAAACGTAACAACCTCCGAGGCCGTGCCGTCTAGTCCGTCACACGCGTCTCAGCCTTCCCTCAACACGACGGAGACAAAG GTGACAACTTCCCAGGCCGTGCCGTCTGGCCCGTCACACGCGCCACAGCCGGAGACAAACGTGACGGCTCCATTGGCGGTGCCGTCCGGGCCGTCACACGCGCCACAGCCTTCCCTCAACACGACGGAGACAAACGTGACAACCTCCCAGGCCGTGCCGTCTGGCCCGTCACAGCCTTCCCTCAACACGACGGAGACAAACGTGACGGCTCCATTGGCGGTGCCGTCCGTGCCGTCACGCCCGTTCCAACCCCGCTCGGGTAGGATGGGGAGAGCTGTGAGGAGGCCACACTTCGTCTCCGTCGGCAGCGGCAGCCCTAAACTGAGGAACACATCGGAggtgtcgccgccgccgccgccgccgctgccgccgccgccgccgccgctgccgccgccgccacaggagTGCATCGTGAATGTCTCGGCGCGGCACTCAACGTTCCGGGAGGTGCGGGGTCACTTCGACGCGGCACAGTTCGAGAACAGCAAGATCGTCCTTCTGTATGGAACGTACGACGGGGAGTTGGTTTTGAGGGACTCTGAGGTGGCGAACATCTCCCTGAGCGGCGAGACAGTGACGATCCAAGACACCAAGATCGAGCTGATCAATGGCCTGACGGTGAAGCGGCGCCTGGAGATGCGGCGCGTGGAGGTGGGACGCGTGGCCCGGGGCGGCCTGATGGTCTACTCCCTGGGGCAGAAGGCGGCGCGGCAGCCACACTCCCTGAGCCACGTGACTATGGAGCGGATGGAGGCCAAGTCCCTGGTGGTGACCGGGGCGTTGGTCAAGATGGCTGACGTGAGCGTGGACGTGCTGGCCAAGGACGCGATCACCGTGCGGAACGGCGGCGTGCTGATCCTGACCCGTGTGGCGCTGCACGGCTGCAAGTCCTTCCAGTGCCTCACCCTGCAGCGCGGCGCCAGGCTCGTCCTCAGGAACACAACCATCAGGAACAGAACGATCACCAAGATGGACCTTCGGCCTACCTCAGAGGCCGACATGTACCCGCTGCTCGCCCTGGTGTCCACGGATGACCACCCGCCCCTCAAGGTCACCTTCGATTGGTACTGGGTCATACTCATGGGCGTGTGCGGGGTGGTCGCTGGCTTGGTGATCGGCAGCGCCCTTATGTGGAGGCGACAGAGCCCCCGTGTGTGCCCCGCCTCCACCTTCACCCTGGCTGACCTCCTCTCCCATGACCAGCTGCAGGAGGGCGGCAACACCCAGAACCACCTGGTAGACAACGCCACGAGCCAGTTTCGGCCATCCATCTTTACCAGGCAGGACTCGGGCCTCACGTCCTCTTCATTCGGCTCCTACGCGAACCTCCAGACGCCCCCATCAACCCTTATGACGATAACCACGGAGTCGAATTCTGTGGACTGA
- the LOC126980865 gene encoding uncharacterized protein LOC126980865 isoform X1: MLGKVMQLLMVVVLAVAVSGKVADVTPPAADVTPTCRDGPRGSTCVFVNAVQEVEVGDGSVVVAAAGVASHPVTFPCPATLDVTNSSINITRRRATAVAPGPSRTSRPSLNATQTNVTAPRVVSGGPSHASYPSLNTAETTETNVTTSEAVPSSPSHASQPSLNTTETKVTTSQAVPSGPSHAPQPETNVTAPLTVPSGPSHAPQPSLNTTETKVTTSQAVPSGPSHAPQPETNVTAPLAVPSGPSHAPQPSLNTTETNVTTSQAVPSGPSQPSLNTTETNVTAPLAVPSVPSRPFQPRSGRMGRAVRRPHFVSVGSGSPKLRNTSEVSPPPPPPLPPPPPPLPPPPQECIVNVSARHSTFREVRGHFDAAQFENSKIVLLYGTYDGELVLRDSEVANISLSGETVTIQDTKIELINGLTVKRRLEMRRVEVGRVARGGLMVYSLGQKAARQPHSLSHVTMERMEAKSLVVTGALVKMADVSVDVLAKDAITVRNGGVLILTRVALHGCKSFQCLTLQRGARLVLRNTTIRNRTITKMDLRPTSEADMYPLLALVSTDDHPPLKVTFDWYWVILMGVCGVVAGLVIGSALMWRRQSPRVCPASTFTLADLLSHDQLQEGGNTQNHLVDNATSQFRPSIFTRQDSGLTSSSFGSYANLQTPPSTLMTITTESNSVD; the protein is encoded by the exons ATGCTGGGGAAGGTGATGcagctgctgatggtggtggttttggcgGTGGCGGTGTCGGGAAAGGTCGCCGACGTCACCCCGCCCGCCGCCGATGTGACGCCGACCTGCCGCGACGGTCCCCGAGGCTCCACGTGTGTCTTTGTCAACGCTGTGCAG GAAGTGGAGGTCGGTGACGGgagcgtggtggtggcggcggcgggcgttGCATCACATCCGGTCACGTTCCCCTGCCCGGCAACCCTCGACGTCACCAactcctccatcaacatcacgagACGGAGGGCTACAGCGGTGGCACCCGGCCCGTCACGCACGTCGCGGCCTTCCCTGAATGCGACCCAGACAAATGTGACGGCGCCACGCGTGGTGTCGGGTGGCCCGTCACACGCCTCCTACCCTTCTCTGAACACAGCGGAGACAACGGAGACAAACGTAACAACCTCCGAGGCCGTGCCGTCTAGTCCGTCACACGCGTCTCAGCCTTCCCTCAACACGACGGAGACAAAGGTGACAACTTCCCAGGCCGTGCCGTCTGGCCCGTCACACGCGCCACAGCCGGAGACAAACGTGACGGCTCCATTGACGGTGCCGTCCGGGCCGTCACACGCGCCACAGCCTTCCCTCAACACGACGGAGACAAAGGTGACAACTTCCCAGGCCGTGCCGTCTGGCCCGTCACACGCGCCACAGCCGGAGACAAACGTGACGGCTCCATTGGCGGTGCCGTCCGGGCCGTCACACGCGCCACAGCCTTCCCTCAACACGACGGAGACAAACGTGACAACCTCCCAGGCCGTGCCGTCTGGCCCGTCACAGCCTTCCCTCAACACGACGGAGACAAACGTGACGGCTCCATTGGCGGTGCCGTCCGTGCCGTCACGCCCGTTCCAACCCCGCTCGGGTAGGATGGGGAGAGCTGTGAGGAGGCCACACTTCGTCTCCGTCGGCAGCGGCAGCCCTAAACTGAGGAACACATCGGAggtgtcgccgccgccgccgccgccgctgccgccgccgccgccgccgctgccgccgccgccacaggagTGCATCGTGAATGTCTCGGCGCGGCACTCAACGTTCCGGGAGGTGCGGGGTCACTTCGACGCGGCACAGTTCGAGAACAGCAAGATCGTCCTTCTGTATGGAACGTACGACGGGGAGTTGGTTTTGAGGGACTCTGAGGTGGCGAACATCTCCCTGAGCGGCGAGACAGTGACGATCCAAGACACCAAGATCGAGCTGATCAATGGCCTGACGGTGAAGCGGCGCCTGGAGATGCGGCGCGTGGAGGTGGGACGCGTGGCCCGGGGCGGCCTGATGGTCTACTCCCTGGGGCAGAAGGCGGCGCGGCAGCCACACTCCCTGAGCCACGTGACTATGGAGCGGATGGAGGCCAAGTCCCTGGTGGTGACCGGGGCGTTGGTCAAGATGGCTGACGTGAGCGTGGACGTGCTGGCCAAGGACGCGATCACCGTGCGGAACGGCGGCGTGCTGATCCTGACCCGTGTGGCGCTGCACGGCTGCAAGTCCTTCCAGTGCCTCACCCTGCAGCGCGGCGCCAGGCTCGTCCTCAGGAACACAACCATCAGGAACAGAACGATCACCAAGATGGACCTTCGGCCTACCTCAGAGGCCGACATGTACCCGCTGCTCGCCCTGGTGTCCACGGATGACCACCCGCCCCTCAAGGTCACCTTCGATTGGTACTGGGTCATACTCATGGGCGTGTGCGGGGTGGTCGCTGGCTTGGTGATCGGCAGCGCCCTTATGTGGAGGCGACAGAGCCCCCGTGTGTGCCCCGCCTCCACCTTCACCCTGGCTGACCTCCTCTCCCATGACCAGCTGCAGGAGGGCGGCAACACCCAGAACCACCTGGTAGACAACGCCACGAGCCAGTTTCGGCCATCCATCTTTACCAGGCAGGACTCGGGCCTCACGTCCTCTTCATTCGGCTCCTACGCGAACCTCCAGACGCCCCCATCAACCCTTATGACGATAACCACGGAGTCGAATTCTGTGGACTGA
- the LOC126980865 gene encoding uncharacterized protein LOC126980865 isoform X3: protein MLGKVMQLLMVVVLAVAVSGKVADVTPPAADVTPTCRDGPRGSTCVFVNAVQEVEVGDGSVVVAAAGVASHPVTFPCPATLDVTNSSINITRRRATAVAPGPSRTSRPSLNATQTNVTAPRVVSGGPSHASYPSLNTAETTETNVTTSEAVPSSPSHASQPSLNTTETKVTTSQAVPSGPSQPSLNTTETNVTAPLAVPSVPSRPFQPRSGRMGRAVRRPHFVSVGSGSPKLRNTSEVSPPPPPPLPPPPPPLPPPPQECIVNVSARHSTFREVRGHFDAAQFENSKIVLLYGTYDGELVLRDSEVANISLSGETVTIQDTKIELINGLTVKRRLEMRRVEVGRVARGGLMVYSLGQKAARQPHSLSHVTMERMEAKSLVVTGALVKMADVSVDVLAKDAITVRNGGVLILTRVALHGCKSFQCLTLQRGARLVLRNTTIRNRTITKMDLRPTSEADMYPLLALVSTDDHPPLKVTFDWYWVILMGVCGVVAGLVIGSALMWRRQSPRVCPASTFTLADLLSHDQLQEGGNTQNHLVDNATSQFRPSIFTRQDSGLTSSSFGSYANLQTPPSTLMTITTESNSVD, encoded by the exons ATGCTGGGGAAGGTGATGcagctgctgatggtggtggttttggcgGTGGCGGTGTCGGGAAAGGTCGCCGACGTCACCCCGCCCGCCGCCGATGTGACGCCGACCTGCCGCGACGGTCCCCGAGGCTCCACGTGTGTCTTTGTCAACGCTGTGCAG GAAGTGGAGGTCGGTGACGGgagcgtggtggtggcggcggcgggcgttGCATCACATCCGGTCACGTTCCCCTGCCCGGCAACCCTCGACGTCACCAactcctccatcaacatcacgagACGGAGGGCTACAGCGGTGGCACCCGGCCCGTCACGCACGTCGCGGCCTTCCCTGAATGCGACCCAGACAAATGTGACGGCGCCACGCGTGGTGTCGGGTGGCCCGTCACACGCCTCCTACCCTTCTCTGAACACAGCGGAGACAACGGAGACAAACGTAACAACCTCCGAGGCCGTGCCGTCTAGTCCGTCACACGCGTCTCAGCCTTCCCTCAACACGACGGAGACAAAGGTGACAACTTCCCAG GCCGTGCCGTCTGGCCCGTCACAGCCTTCCCTCAACACGACGGAGACAAACGTGACGGCTCCATTGGCGGTGCCGTCCGTGCCGTCACGCCCGTTCCAACCCCGCTCGGGTAGGATGGGGAGAGCTGTGAGGAGGCCACACTTCGTCTCCGTCGGCAGCGGCAGCCCTAAACTGAGGAACACATCGGAggtgtcgccgccgccgccgccgccgctgccgccgccgccgccgccgctgccgccgccgccacaggagTGCATCGTGAATGTCTCGGCGCGGCACTCAACGTTCCGGGAGGTGCGGGGTCACTTCGACGCGGCACAGTTCGAGAACAGCAAGATCGTCCTTCTGTATGGAACGTACGACGGGGAGTTGGTTTTGAGGGACTCTGAGGTGGCGAACATCTCCCTGAGCGGCGAGACAGTGACGATCCAAGACACCAAGATCGAGCTGATCAATGGCCTGACGGTGAAGCGGCGCCTGGAGATGCGGCGCGTGGAGGTGGGACGCGTGGCCCGGGGCGGCCTGATGGTCTACTCCCTGGGGCAGAAGGCGGCGCGGCAGCCACACTCCCTGAGCCACGTGACTATGGAGCGGATGGAGGCCAAGTCCCTGGTGGTGACCGGGGCGTTGGTCAAGATGGCTGACGTGAGCGTGGACGTGCTGGCCAAGGACGCGATCACCGTGCGGAACGGCGGCGTGCTGATCCTGACCCGTGTGGCGCTGCACGGCTGCAAGTCCTTCCAGTGCCTCACCCTGCAGCGCGGCGCCAGGCTCGTCCTCAGGAACACAACCATCAGGAACAGAACGATCACCAAGATGGACCTTCGGCCTACCTCAGAGGCCGACATGTACCCGCTGCTCGCCCTGGTGTCCACGGATGACCACCCGCCCCTCAAGGTCACCTTCGATTGGTACTGGGTCATACTCATGGGCGTGTGCGGGGTGGTCGCTGGCTTGGTGATCGGCAGCGCCCTTATGTGGAGGCGACAGAGCCCCCGTGTGTGCCCCGCCTCCACCTTCACCCTGGCTGACCTCCTCTCCCATGACCAGCTGCAGGAGGGCGGCAACACCCAGAACCACCTGGTAGACAACGCCACGAGCCAGTTTCGGCCATCCATCTTTACCAGGCAGGACTCGGGCCTCACGTCCTCTTCATTCGGCTCCTACGCGAACCTCCAGACGCCCCCATCAACCCTTATGACGATAACCACGGAGTCGAATTCTGTGGACTGA